A DNA window from Streptomyces bacillaris contains the following coding sequences:
- the secF gene encoding protein translocase subunit SecF, with protein sequence MSRLGNLGARLYRGEVGYDFIRNRKIWYGVSILITITAIIGVAVGGLRMGIEFQGGAVFTTDTKAKISTAQATDVATEASGHLAIVQELGNGGLRIQITEVDTAKANEIKETLSDELGIPADEINADLVGPSWGEQIANKAWTGLAVFMVLVVIYLAIAFEWRMAVAALIALIHDITITVGVYALVGFEVTPGTVIGLLTILGYSLYDTVVVFDSLKEGQKDITKQTRFTYSEIANRSINSTLVRSINTTVVALLPVAGLLFIGGGVFGAGMLNDISLSLFVGLAAGAYSSIFIATPLVADLKERDPQMKALKKRVLAKRAAAAAKGESPEDEAPVEPREDAATAGTAGTAGSAIGRPRSHGRTPGKR encoded by the coding sequence ATGTCGCGACTCGGCAATCTCGGCGCCCGGCTCTACCGCGGTGAGGTCGGCTACGACTTCATCCGCAACCGCAAGATCTGGTACGGCGTCTCGATCCTGATCACCATCACGGCCATCATCGGCGTGGCGGTCGGCGGTCTCCGCATGGGCATCGAGTTCCAGGGCGGCGCGGTCTTCACGACCGACACCAAGGCCAAGATCTCCACGGCCCAGGCCACCGACGTGGCGACCGAGGCCTCCGGCCACCTGGCCATCGTCCAGGAGCTGGGCAACGGCGGTCTGCGCATCCAGATCACCGAGGTCGACACCGCCAAGGCGAACGAGATCAAGGAGACCCTCTCCGACGAGCTCGGCATCCCCGCGGACGAGATCAACGCGGACCTGGTCGGCCCCAGCTGGGGTGAGCAGATCGCCAACAAGGCCTGGACCGGTCTCGCGGTCTTCATGGTCCTGGTGGTGATCTATCTGGCCATCGCCTTCGAGTGGCGGATGGCCGTCGCCGCCCTCATCGCGCTGATCCACGACATCACCATCACGGTCGGTGTCTACGCCCTGGTCGGCTTCGAGGTCACCCCGGGTACGGTGATCGGTCTGCTGACCATTCTCGGTTACTCCCTGTACGACACGGTGGTGGTCTTCGACAGCCTCAAGGAGGGCCAGAAGGACATCACCAAGCAGACCCGCTTCACGTACAGCGAGATCGCCAACCGGTCGATCAACAGCACCCTGGTCCGCTCCATCAACACCACCGTGGTGGCGCTGCTGCCGGTGGCCGGGCTGCTCTTCATCGGTGGCGGTGTCTTCGGCGCCGGCATGCTGAACGACATCTCGCTCTCGCTCTTCGTGGGTCTCGCCGCCGGTGCGTACTCCTCGATCTTCATCGCCACCCCGCTCGTCGCCGACCTCAAGGAACGCGACCCGCAGATGAAGGCGCTGAAGAAGCGGGTCCTCGCCAAGCGGGCGGCCGCGGCCGCCAAGGGCGAGTCCCCCGAGGACGAGGCTCCCGTGGAGCCGCGCGAGGACGCCGCGACGGCGGGCACGGCGGGCACGGCGGGCTCGGCCATCGGCCGCCCCCGCTCGCACGGCCGCACGCCGGGGAAGCGCTGA
- a CDS encoding adenine phosphoribosyltransferase, producing MTSTTGSTRELLLSRIRDVADYPKPGVVFKDITPLLADPVAFTALTDALAELCVRHGATKIVGLEARGFILAAPVAVRAGIGFVPVRKAGKLPGATLAQSYELEYGRAEIEIHAEDLTAEDRIMVIDDVLATGGTAEASLELIRRAGAQVAGVSVLMELGFLAGRARLEPGLRGAPLEALITV from the coding sequence ATGACCAGCACCACCGGATCGACCAGGGAGCTGCTGCTCAGCCGGATCCGCGATGTCGCGGACTACCCGAAGCCGGGCGTGGTGTTCAAGGACATCACCCCGCTCCTGGCCGACCCGGTGGCCTTCACGGCGCTCACCGACGCCCTCGCGGAGCTGTGCGTACGGCACGGCGCCACGAAGATCGTCGGCCTGGAGGCCCGCGGCTTCATCCTGGCCGCGCCCGTCGCGGTCCGGGCGGGCATCGGCTTCGTACCGGTCCGCAAGGCCGGGAAGCTCCCCGGGGCCACGCTCGCCCAGTCCTACGAGCTGGAGTACGGCAGAGCGGAGATCGAGATCCACGCCGAGGACCTCACCGCCGAGGACCGGATCATGGTCATCGACGACGTCCTCGCCACCGGCGGCACCGCCGAGGCATCGCTGGAGCTGATCCGGCGGGCCGGTGCCCAGGTCGCGGGCGTCTCGGTCCTCATGGAGCTGGGCTTCCTGGCGGGCCGGGCCCGGCTGGAGCCGGGGCTGCGGGGCGCTCCGCTGGAGGCCCTGATCACGGTCTGA
- a CDS encoding RelA/SpoT family protein codes for MPDEAQSAAAPQPDKPAAAPATPAKAAPSNAPKPAPPEPGAGSARPPAAEPSGTSAGKPADASPAPARPAAGPPAKPSGTPPPKPPAPTPPPAPVKPAAPAGSASRSGGSSNRVRARLARLGVQRSSPYNPVLEPLLRTVRGNDPKIETATLRQIERAYQVAERWHRGQKRKSGDPYITHPLAVTTILAELGMDPATLMAGLLHDTVEDTEYGLDTLKREFGDQVALLVDGVTKLDKVKFGEAAQAETVRKMVVAMAKDPRVLVIKLADRLHNMRTMRYLKREKQEKKARETLEIYAPLAHRLGMNTIKWELEDLAFAILYPKMYDEIVRLVAERAPKRDEYLAIVTDEVQADLRAARIKATVTGRPKHYYSVYQKMIVRGRDFAEIYDLVGIRVLVDTVRDCYAALGTVHARWNPVPGRFKDYIAMPKFNMYQSLHTTVIGPSGKPVELQIRTFDMHRRAEYGIAAHWKYKQEAVAGASKVRTDVPKNTGRGQDTVNDMAWLRQLLDWQKETEDPSEFLESLRFDLSRNEVFVFTPKGDVIALPAGATPVDFAYAVHTEVGHRTIGARVNGRLVPLESTLDNGDLVEVFTSKAAGAGPSRDWLGFVKSPRARNKIRAWFSKERRDEAIEQGKDAIARAMRKQNLPIQRILTGDSLVTLAHEMRYPDISSLYAAIGEGHVAAAGVVQKLVQALGGHDEANEDLAEATPPSHGGRSKRRANADPGVVVKGVEDVWVKLARCCTPVPGDPIIGFVTRGSGVSVHRADCVNVESLSQQPERILDVEWAPTQSSVFLVAIQVEALDRSRLLSDVTRILSDQHVNILSAAVQTSRDRVATSRFTFEMGDPKHLGHVLKAVRGVEGVYDVYRVTSARRP; via the coding sequence TTGCCAGACGAGGCCCAGTCAGCCGCCGCCCCGCAGCCCGACAAGCCCGCGGCGGCCCCCGCCACGCCCGCGAAGGCCGCGCCCTCGAACGCGCCGAAGCCCGCGCCCCCGGAGCCCGGCGCAGGCTCCGCGCGCCCCCCGGCCGCCGAGCCGTCCGGCACGTCCGCCGGGAAACCGGCAGACGCCTCCCCGGCCCCCGCGCGCCCGGCCGCCGGGCCGCCCGCCAAGCCCTCCGGCACGCCCCCGCCGAAGCCCCCGGCCCCCACCCCGCCGCCGGCCCCGGTGAAGCCCGCCGCCCCGGCCGGATCTGCCTCCCGCTCCGGCGGCTCCTCCAACCGGGTGCGGGCCCGCCTCGCCCGCCTGGGCGTACAGCGCTCCAGCCCGTACAACCCGGTCCTGGAACCCCTCCTCCGTACGGTCCGGGGCAACGACCCCAAGATCGAGACGGCCACCCTCCGCCAGATCGAGCGCGCCTACCAGGTGGCCGAGCGCTGGCACCGCGGCCAGAAGCGCAAGAGCGGCGACCCGTACATCACCCACCCGCTCGCCGTCACCACGATCCTGGCCGAGCTGGGCATGGATCCGGCCACCCTGATGGCCGGGCTGCTCCACGACACCGTCGAGGACACCGAGTACGGCCTGGACACCCTCAAGCGCGAGTTCGGCGACCAGGTCGCCCTGCTCGTCGACGGCGTCACCAAGCTGGACAAGGTCAAGTTCGGCGAGGCCGCCCAGGCCGAGACCGTACGCAAGATGGTCGTCGCCATGGCCAAGGACCCCCGGGTCCTGGTCATCAAGCTCGCGGACCGCCTGCACAACATGCGCACCATGCGCTATCTCAAGCGGGAGAAGCAGGAGAAGAAGGCCCGCGAGACGCTGGAGATCTACGCCCCGCTGGCACACCGGCTGGGCATGAACACCATCAAGTGGGAGCTGGAGGACCTCGCCTTCGCGATCCTCTACCCCAAGATGTACGACGAGATCGTCCGGCTCGTCGCGGAGCGGGCCCCCAAGCGCGACGAGTACCTGGCCATAGTGACCGACGAGGTCCAGGCCGACCTGCGCGCCGCCCGCATCAAGGCCACTGTCACCGGCCGCCCCAAGCACTACTACAGCGTCTACCAGAAGATGATCGTGCGGGGCCGCGACTTCGCAGAGATCTACGACCTGGTGGGCATCCGCGTGCTCGTCGACACCGTCCGCGACTGCTACGCGGCGCTCGGCACCGTCCACGCCCGGTGGAACCCGGTGCCGGGGCGGTTCAAGGACTACATCGCGATGCCCAAGTTCAACATGTACCAGTCGCTGCACACCACGGTGATCGGTCCCAGCGGCAAGCCCGTCGAGCTGCAGATCCGTACGTTCGACATGCACCGCCGCGCCGAGTACGGCATTGCCGCCCACTGGAAGTACAAGCAGGAGGCCGTCGCGGGCGCCTCCAAGGTCCGTACCGACGTCCCCAAGAACACCGGCCGCGGCCAGGACACCGTCAACGACATGGCGTGGCTGCGCCAGCTCCTGGACTGGCAGAAGGAGACCGAGGACCCCAGCGAGTTCCTGGAGTCCCTGCGCTTCGACCTCTCGCGCAACGAGGTCTTCGTCTTCACGCCCAAGGGCGACGTGATAGCGCTGCCCGCCGGCGCCACCCCGGTCGACTTCGCGTACGCCGTCCACACCGAGGTCGGCCACAGGACAATAGGAGCACGTGTCAACGGGCGGCTCGTCCCGCTCGAATCGACCCTCGACAACGGCGACCTGGTGGAGGTCTTCACCTCCAAGGCTGCCGGAGCGGGCCCCTCCCGGGACTGGCTCGGCTTCGTCAAGTCACCGCGCGCCCGCAACAAGATCCGCGCCTGGTTCTCCAAGGAGCGCCGCGACGAGGCCATCGAGCAGGGCAAGGACGCCATCGCGCGCGCCATGCGCAAGCAGAACCTGCCGATCCAGCGCATCCTGACCGGCGACTCCCTGGTCACCCTCGCCCACGAGATGCGCTACCCGGACATCTCCTCGCTGTACGCGGCGATCGGTGAGGGCCATGTCGCGGCGGCCGGCGTCGTGCAGAAGCTGGTGCAGGCGCTCGGCGGCCACGACGAGGCCAACGAGGACCTGGCCGAAGCCACCCCGCCCTCGCACGGCGGCCGCAGCAAGCGCCGGGCCAACGCCGACCCCGGTGTCGTCGTCAAGGGCGTCGAGGACGTCTGGGTCAAGCTCGCCCGCTGCTGCACTCCGGTCCCCGGCGACCCGATCATCGGCTTCGTCACCCGGGGCAGCGGCGTCTCCGTGCACCGCGCCGACTGCGTCAACGTCGAATCGCTCTCCCAGCAGCCCGAGCGGATCCTCGACGTCGAATGGGCCCCCACCCAGTCCTCGGTCTTCCTGGTCGCCATCCAGGTCGAGGCGCTGGACCGTTCCCGGCTCCTCTCGGACGTCACGAGGATCCTCTCGGACCAGCACGTCAACATCCTGTCGGCGGCCGTCCAGACCTCCCGCGACCGGGTGGCCACCTCCCGCTTCACCTTCGAGATGGGCGACCCCAAGCACCTGGGGCACGTCCTGAAGGCCGTACGCGGCGTAGAGGGCGTCTACGACGTCTACCGGGTCACCTCGGCCCGCAGGCCGTGA
- a CDS encoding DUF349 domain-containing protein, translated as MSSDPWGRVDETGTVYVRTADGEQVVGSWQAGSPEEALAYFERKYDGIVVEIGLLERRVKTTDLSAKDATTAIDHLRQQVDEHHAVGDLDALRKRLDALVATVEARREERKVLKAKQTDEAKQAKEALVAEAEELAKSEQWRAAGERLRALVDTWKGLPRLDRKSDDELWHRFSHARSAFSKRRKAHFAALDAQREEARKAKEKLVAEAESLSGSTDWVGTAARYRDLMTEWKAAGRAQREAEDDLWNRFRGAQDVFFAARGEVFAERDAEQGENLKLKEELAAEAEKLVPVKDLKAARAAFRGINERWEAIGHVPRDARPKVEGRMQAVERALQEAEESEWRRTNPEARARAEGLTGQLQAAVDKLRGQIDTARAQGNNARADKLAKELEGRQALLDQALKGLEEFGG; from the coding sequence GTGAGCAGCGACCCGTGGGGCCGCGTCGATGAGACGGGCACCGTGTACGTGCGTACAGCCGACGGCGAGCAGGTCGTCGGATCGTGGCAGGCCGGTTCGCCTGAAGAGGCTCTGGCCTATTTCGAGCGCAAGTACGACGGCATTGTGGTCGAGATCGGCCTCCTCGAACGGCGGGTGAAGACCACCGATCTGTCGGCGAAGGACGCGACGACCGCGATCGACCATCTGCGGCAGCAGGTGGACGAGCACCACGCGGTGGGCGACCTGGACGCACTGCGCAAGCGGCTGGACGCGCTCGTGGCGACGGTCGAGGCGCGGCGCGAGGAGCGCAAGGTCCTCAAGGCCAAGCAGACCGACGAGGCCAAGCAGGCCAAGGAGGCGCTGGTCGCCGAGGCCGAGGAGCTGGCGAAGAGCGAGCAGTGGCGCGCCGCCGGTGAGCGGCTGCGGGCGCTGGTGGACACCTGGAAGGGTCTCCCCCGTCTGGACCGCAAGTCGGACGACGAGCTGTGGCACCGCTTCTCGCACGCCCGCTCGGCGTTCTCCAAGCGGCGCAAGGCCCACTTCGCCGCGCTGGACGCCCAGCGCGAGGAGGCCCGCAAGGCCAAGGAGAAGCTGGTCGCCGAGGCCGAGTCGCTCTCCGGTTCGACGGACTGGGTCGGCACGGCCGCGCGCTACCGCGATCTGATGACCGAGTGGAAGGCGGCGGGCCGCGCCCAGCGCGAGGCCGAGGACGACCTGTGGAACCGCTTCCGCGGCGCCCAGGACGTCTTCTTCGCCGCCCGTGGCGAGGTCTTCGCGGAACGCGACGCCGAGCAGGGCGAGAACCTCAAGCTGAAGGAGGAGCTTGCCGCCGAGGCCGAGAAGCTGGTGCCCGTGAAGGACCTGAAGGCGGCCCGGGCCGCTTTCCGGGGTATCAACGAGCGCTGGGAGGCCATCGGCCACGTACCGCGAGACGCCCGCCCGAAGGTCGAGGGCCGGATGCAGGCGGTGGAGCGGGCGCTCCAGGAGGCCGAGGAGTCCGAGTGGCGCCGGACCAACCCGGAGGCGCGGGCCCGTGCCGAGGGTCTGACCGGTCAGCTCCAGGCGGCGGTGGACAAGCTGCGCGGCCAGATCGACACCGCGCGCGCCCAGGGCAACAACGCCCGCGCGGACAAGCTGGCCAAGGAGCTGGAGGGCCGCCAGGCGCTGCTGGACCAGGCGCTGAAGGGCCTGGAGGAGTTCGGCGGCTGA
- a CDS encoding peptidylprolyl isomerase: MSSSEQRRRQLAREKFERQQKRREEARRRTKRITAIVAASVAVVAVVGVSAFVLSGKDDDKDKKNEAAASQSPEPTPSETESKAPEPPMTIDKKATYTMSLGTSQGDIAFAMDASKTPHTTNSFKALADKGFFDGTKCHRLTTQNIYVLQCGDPKGDGTGGPGYNIPDENLTALGKAGDDGAVTFPAGTVAMANTGQPDSGGSQFFLVYKDTKLPPTYTPFGKLDKESLKVVETVGAAGVEGGAGDGAPKKAVEIKKAAVEKD; this comes from the coding sequence GTGTCCAGCAGCGAACAGCGGAGGCGGCAGCTCGCCCGGGAGAAGTTCGAGCGCCAGCAGAAGCGCCGGGAGGAAGCCCGTCGCCGGACGAAGCGCATCACCGCGATAGTGGCGGCGTCGGTGGCCGTGGTCGCCGTCGTGGGCGTGAGCGCGTTCGTGCTGTCGGGCAAGGACGACGACAAGGACAAGAAGAACGAGGCGGCCGCGAGCCAGAGCCCGGAGCCGACGCCCTCGGAGACCGAGAGCAAGGCGCCCGAGCCGCCGATGACGATCGACAAGAAGGCGACGTACACGATGTCGCTGGGGACGAGCCAGGGCGACATAGCGTTCGCCATGGACGCCTCGAAGACCCCGCACACGACGAACTCCTTCAAGGCGCTCGCGGACAAGGGCTTCTTCGACGGGACCAAGTGCCACCGCCTCACCACGCAGAACATCTACGTGCTGCAGTGCGGTGACCCGAAGGGCGACGGCACGGGCGGCCCCGGCTACAACATCCCGGACGAGAACCTGACCGCGCTCGGCAAGGCGGGCGACGACGGTGCGGTGACGTTCCCGGCGGGCACGGTGGCGATGGCCAACACCGGCCAGCCGGACTCCGGCGGCAGCCAGTTCTTCCTGGTCTACAAGGACACCAAGCTGCCCCCGACGTACACCCCGTTCGGCAAGCTCGACAAGGAGTCCCTGAAGGTCGTCGAGACGGTCGGCGCCGCGGGTGTCGAGGGCGGCGCTGGTGACGGTGCGCCGAAGAAGGCCGTGGAGATCAAGAAGGCGGCCGTCGAGAAGGACTGA
- a CDS encoding MBL fold metallo-hydrolase yields MLIAGFPAGAWGTNCYLVAPAAGEECVIIDPGHQAAQGVEETLKKHRLKPVAVVLTHGHIDHVASVVPVCGAHDVPAWIHPEDRYMMSDPEKALGRSIGMPLMGELTVGEPDDLKELTDGSKLTLAGLEFGVSHAPGHTKGSVTFGMPEAADIPPVLFSGDLLFAGSVGRTDLPGGDHAELLRSLARVCLPLDDSTVVLSGHGPQTTIGRERATNPFLNGLDAAPRRGL; encoded by the coding sequence GTGCTCATTGCCGGGTTCCCCGCCGGGGCCTGGGGGACCAACTGCTATCTGGTCGCCCCCGCCGCCGGTGAGGAGTGCGTGATCATCGACCCGGGCCACCAGGCCGCCCAGGGCGTCGAGGAAACGCTGAAGAAGCATCGGCTCAAGCCCGTCGCCGTCGTGCTCACCCACGGCCACATCGACCATGTCGCCTCGGTCGTCCCGGTCTGCGGCGCCCATGACGTCCCCGCCTGGATCCACCCCGAGGACCGCTACATGATGAGCGACCCGGAGAAGGCGCTCGGCCGCTCCATCGGGATGCCGCTCATGGGCGAGCTGACGGTGGGGGAGCCGGACGACCTCAAGGAGCTGACCGACGGCTCGAAGCTGACCCTGGCGGGGCTGGAGTTCGGCGTCTCGCACGCGCCCGGCCATACCAAGGGGTCGGTGACGTTCGGGATGCCCGAGGCCGCGGACATCCCGCCGGTCCTCTTCTCGGGCGACCTGCTCTTCGCCGGCTCCGTCGGACGCACCGACCTGCCCGGCGGCGACCACGCCGAGCTGCTGAGGTCGCTGGCCCGTGTGTGCCTGCCCCTCGACGACTCGACCGTGGTGCTGTCGGGCCACGGCCCCCAGACGACCATCGGCCGCGAGCGCGCCACCAACCCGTTCCTGAACGGGCTGGACGCGGCGCCGCGCCGAGGACTGTAG
- the hisS gene encoding histidine--tRNA ligase, with the protein MSTFQAPKGTYDLIPPDSAKFLAVREAISAPLRDSGYGYIETPGFENVELFARGVGESTDIVTKEMYTLTTKGGDQLALRPEGTASVLRAALEANLHKAGNLPVKLWYSGSYYRYERPQKGRYRHFSQVGAEAIGTEDPVLDAELIILADQAYRSLGLRQFRILLNSLGDKECRPVYREALQTFLRDLDLDEETRRRIEINPLRVLDDKRADVQKQLTDAPRLRDYLCDACKAYHEEVRALLTAAGVVYEDDEKLVRGLDYYTRTTFEFVHDGLGSQSAVGGGGRYDGLSEMIGGPALPSVGWALGVDRTVLALEAEGVELDLPVTTSVYAVPLGDEARRALFTVVTELRRAGVAADFAFGGRGLKGAMKSANRSGARYTLVAGERDLAEGVVQLKDMESGEQAAVALADVVAELKTRLG; encoded by the coding sequence GTGAGCACCTTCCAGGCCCCCAAGGGCACCTACGACCTGATCCCGCCGGACTCCGCGAAGTTCCTGGCGGTGCGCGAGGCCATCTCCGCGCCCCTGCGCGACTCCGGCTACGGCTACATCGAGACCCCCGGCTTCGAGAACGTGGAGCTGTTCGCGCGCGGTGTCGGTGAGTCCACCGACATCGTCACCAAGGAGATGTACACCCTCACCACCAAGGGCGGCGACCAGCTGGCGCTGCGCCCCGAGGGCACCGCATCCGTCCTGCGCGCGGCCCTGGAGGCCAACCTCCACAAGGCCGGCAACCTCCCCGTCAAGCTCTGGTACTCCGGCTCGTACTACCGCTACGAGCGCCCGCAGAAGGGCCGCTACCGCCACTTCTCGCAGGTCGGCGCCGAGGCCATCGGCACCGAGGACCCGGTCCTGGACGCCGAGCTGATCATCCTGGCCGACCAGGCGTACCGCTCGCTGGGCCTGCGCCAGTTCCGCATCCTGCTGAACTCGCTGGGCGACAAGGAGTGCCGCCCGGTCTACCGGGAGGCGCTCCAGACCTTCCTGCGCGACCTCGACCTGGACGAGGAGACCCGCCGCCGCATCGAGATCAACCCGCTGCGCGTCCTGGACGACAAGCGGGCCGACGTACAGAAGCAGCTCACCGACGCCCCCCGGCTCCGTGACTACCTCTGCGACGCCTGCAAGGCGTACCACGAGGAGGTTCGCGCGCTGCTCACGGCGGCGGGCGTGGTGTACGAGGACGACGAGAAGCTCGTCCGCGGCCTCGACTACTACACCCGCACCACCTTCGAGTTCGTCCACGACGGCCTGGGCTCCCAGTCCGCGGTGGGCGGCGGCGGCCGCTACGACGGCCTCTCCGAAATGATCGGCGGCCCCGCGCTGCCGTCCGTCGGCTGGGCCCTCGGCGTGGACCGCACGGTCCTCGCCCTGGAGGCCGAGGGCGTCGAGCTGGACCTCCCCGTCACCACCAGCGTGTACGCGGTCCCGCTCGGCGACGAGGCCCGCCGGGCCCTCTTCACGGTCGTCACCGAACTGCGCCGCGCGGGCGTAGCCGCCGACTTCGCCTTCGGCGGCCGGGGCCTCAAGGGCGCGATGAAGAGCGCCAACCGCTCCGGCGCGCGCTACACCCTGGTCGCGGGCGAACGCGATCTGGCCGAGGGCGTCGTCCAGCTCAAGGACATGGAGTCCGGCGAGCAGGCGGCGGTGGCGCTGGCCGACGTGGTCGCGGAGCTGAAGACCCGGCTCGGCTGA
- a CDS encoding vitamin K epoxide reductase family protein gives MTTAAVDHQPSSDQEEDGGKRTFGAGRGLALLLVITGAAGLLASWIITIDKFKLLEDPSFTPGCSLNPVVACGNIMKSEQASAFGFPNPMLGLVTYGMVIAIGMGLLAGARYRSWFWLGLNAGTLFGVGFCTWLQYQSLYNINSLCLWCCLAWVATIIMFCYVTTHNVKHRILPAPAWLRNGLTEFHWVPPVLWIGIIGMLILTRWWDFWTS, from the coding sequence ATGACGACTGCAGCGGTAGACCACCAGCCCTCATCCGACCAGGAGGAGGACGGCGGCAAGCGCACCTTCGGGGCCGGACGGGGTCTCGCCCTGCTCCTGGTGATCACCGGCGCGGCCGGACTGCTGGCCTCCTGGATCATCACGATCGACAAGTTCAAGCTGCTGGAGGACCCCTCCTTCACCCCCGGCTGCAGCCTCAACCCCGTCGTCGCGTGCGGCAACATCATGAAGAGCGAGCAGGCCTCGGCCTTCGGGTTCCCCAACCCGATGCTCGGCCTGGTCACGTACGGCATGGTCATCGCCATCGGCATGGGCCTGCTCGCCGGTGCCCGCTACCGCAGCTGGTTCTGGCTCGGCCTCAACGCGGGCACCCTGTTCGGCGTCGGCTTCTGCACCTGGCTCCAGTACCAGTCGCTGTACAACATCAACTCGCTCTGCCTGTGGTGCTGCCTCGCCTGGGTCGCCACGATCATCATGTTCTGCTATGTGACCACGCACAACGTCAAGCACCGCATCCTCCCCGCGCCCGCCTGGCTGCGGAACGGGCTGACCGAGTTCCACTGGGTGCCGCCGGTGCTGTGGATCGGGATCATCGGCATGCTGATCCTGACCCGCTGGTGGGACTTCTGGACCAGCTGA
- a CDS encoding replication-associated recombination protein A, which translates to MEPDLFTAAAEDRQEKDPSASPLAVRMRPRALDEVVGQQHLLKPGSPLRRLVEGSGGPAGASSVILWGPPGTGKTTLAYVVSKATNKRFVELSAITAGVKEVRAVIESARRASGGFGKETVLFLDEIHRFSKAQQDSLLPAVENRWVTLIAATTENPYFSVISPLLSRSLLLTLEPLTDDDLRDLVRRALTDERGLGGALTLPEDAEAHLLRIAGGDARRVLTALEAAAGAALATHEAEITLETVEATVDRAAVKYDRDGDQHYDVASALIKSIRGSDVDAALHYLARMIEAGEDPRFIARRLMISASEDIGLADPTALPTAVAAAQAVAMIGFPEAALTLSHATIALALAPKSNAATLAIFAAQEDVRKGLAGPVPAHLRDGHYKGAAKLGHAQGYIYPHDVQGGIAAQQYAPDAVRDRRYYTPTRHGAEARYAEVVERVRERLGRQGGGPDPAS; encoded by the coding sequence GTGGAGCCCGACCTCTTTACCGCAGCCGCCGAAGACCGCCAGGAGAAGGACCCGTCCGCCAGCCCCCTCGCTGTCCGGATGCGCCCCCGTGCCCTGGACGAGGTCGTCGGCCAGCAGCATCTGCTCAAGCCGGGCTCGCCGCTCCGCAGACTCGTCGAGGGGAGCGGCGGCCCGGCCGGCGCCTCCTCGGTGATCCTGTGGGGCCCGCCCGGCACCGGGAAGACGACTCTCGCGTACGTGGTCAGCAAGGCCACCAACAAGCGCTTCGTCGAGCTGTCCGCGATCACCGCGGGCGTCAAGGAGGTCCGGGCCGTCATCGAGAGCGCCCGCCGCGCCTCCGGCGGCTTCGGCAAGGAGACCGTCCTCTTCCTGGACGAGATCCACCGCTTCTCCAAGGCCCAGCAGGACTCCCTGCTCCCCGCCGTGGAGAACCGCTGGGTGACCCTGATCGCGGCCACCACGGAGAATCCGTACTTCTCGGTGATCTCACCGCTGCTCTCGCGCTCCCTGCTGCTCACCCTGGAGCCGCTGACCGACGACGACCTGCGCGATCTGGTGCGCCGGGCGCTGACCGACGAGCGCGGCCTCGGCGGGGCGCTCACGCTGCCCGAGGACGCGGAGGCGCATCTGCTGCGCATCGCGGGCGGCGACGCGCGCCGGGTGCTCACGGCCCTGGAGGCGGCGGCCGGTGCGGCGCTCGCCACGCACGAGGCGGAGATCACGCTCGAGACGGTCGAGGCCACCGTCGACCGGGCCGCCGTGAAGTACGACCGGGACGGCGACCAGCACTACGACGTGGCCAGCGCGCTCATCAAGTCCATCCGCGGCTCCGACGTGGACGCCGCCCTGCACTATCTGGCCCGGATGATCGAGGCGGGGGAGGACCCCCGGTTCATCGCCCGGCGGCTGATGATCTCGGCCAGCGAGGACATCGGGCTCGCGGACCCCACCGCGCTGCCGACGGCGGTGGCGGCCGCCCAGGCCGTCGCCATGATCGGCTTCCCGGAGGCGGCGCTCACCCTGAGCCACGCCACGATCGCCCTCGCCCTCGCGCCGAAGTCCAACGCGGCGACGCTCGCGATCTTCGCCGCGCAGGAGGACGTACGGAAGGGGCTCGCGGGCCCCGTCCCGGCCCATCTGCGCGACGGCCATTACAAGGGCGCGGCCAAGCTCGGCCACGCCCAGGGCTATATCTATCCGCATGACGTCCAGGGCGGTATCGCCGCCCAGCAGTACGCCCCGGACGCGGTCCGCGACCGGCGGTACTACACCCCCACGCGGCACGGCGCCGAGGCGAGATACGCGGAGGTGGTCGAGCGGGTCCGCGAGCGCCTGGGCCGCCAGGGCGGCGGCCCGGACCCGGCGTCCTGA